The proteins below come from a single Vanacampus margaritifer isolate UIUO_Vmar chromosome 10, RoL_Vmar_1.0, whole genome shotgun sequence genomic window:
- the LOC144059705 gene encoding immunoglobulin lambda-1 light chain-like, translating into MLGAIFLLISALTYGDAAKVLTQTPAVMTVAAGQQVVFNCDIQRDDGYVVSFYKHIPGDAPQFILYHHRSYSRPSFGTGFSSSRFDAKTSSTTNYQLIIKRAEAGDSAEYYCGTWDDAARETLFGGGTKLFVTSSELPAPVVTVFPPASDELQSKNAILVCVASQSSPYADVTWLARGLPVSGDVVTGLAVRQADRTYKISSYLTVDTSDWNTDVAYTCKVSLGSKFAEKTINKSKCVT; encoded by the exons ATGTTGGGGGCCATTTTCCTTCTCATCAGCGCTCTGACTT ATGGTGACGCAGCCAAGGTGTTGACCCAGACTCCGGCGGTGATGACAGTTGCTGCAGGACAACAAGTTGTTTTCAACTGCGACATTCAGAGGGATGATGGCTATGTGGTTTCTTTTTATAAACATATTCCCGGAGACGCTCCTCAGTTTATTCTGTATCATCACCGTTCGTACTCCAGGCCTAGCTTTGGAACAGGATTCTCCTCAAGTCGTTTTGATGCTAAAACATCCTCAACTACCAATTACCAGTTAATCATTAAACGGGCAGAAGCAGGAGATTCTGCTGAGTATTACTGTGGCACATGGGACGACGCTGCTCGCGAAACTC TATTCGGAGGAGGAACCAAGCTGTTTGTGACAA GCTCTGAGCTCCCTGCCCCCGTGGTGACAGTCTTTCCCCCGGCCAGCGACGAGCTCCAGTCCAAAAACGCCATCCTGGTCTGCGTGGCTAGTCAGTCGTCGCCATATGCAGACGTCACGTGGCTGGCTCGCGGCCTTCCAGTGAGCGGCGACGTCGTGACCGGCCTGGCGGTGCGACAAGCGGACCGCACTTACAAAATCAGCAGCTATTTGACCGTGGATACGTCCGACTGGAACACGGACGTCGCTTACACCTGCAAAGTGTCTTTGGGCTCCAAGTTTGCTGAAAAAACCATCAACAAGTCCAAGTGTGTGACCTAG
- the LOC144059286 gene encoding uncharacterized protein LOC144059286 yields MYAGQRHGGAGRWGIGGLAGGVLLMGMFVLCWEPIWTATIGRTLGNVGRFRLWWRNAADNRTQEDFTCPGGQPCLVANVSSNCLLQVCRKCFSGQDIPVIAKGCQLTVKATCSLCEYDRKKRNCTKNSNGTDWTITVSQDTWIANGSEITGGSTVGYVIWVSPNTTTTNVTTHVVPIVPTCMKMAHGLIRTEVRWTIKFSILPECHRARRAWYDTLLGRTGTLLGSANLIDNQITTSKLHYTGQYTHDALVKVAQWLPTAVQVQAQNVLLWKKQVQFQEKVNNSTGEVLQNMTDWMNWTACSCNTYMPKDKEIDLKQL; encoded by the coding sequence ATGTATGCTGGCCAAAGACATGGTGGTGCCGGACGATGGGGCATCGGAGGCCTTGCAGGTGGTGTGCTCCTGATGGGGATGTTCGTCCTCTGCTGGGAGCCGATTTGGACGGCCACCATTGGACGAACGCTGGGAAACGTGGGGCGGTTTCGGTTATGGTGGAGAAACGCCGCTGACAACCGCACCCAGGAAGACTTTACTTGTCCAGGCGGGCAACCTTGCCTGGTTGCCAACGTAAGTAGTAATTGTCTGCTCCAGGTGTGTCGGAAGTGCTTCAGTGGACAAGACATTCCAGTGATAGCCAAAGGGTGCCAACTGACGGTGAAAGCCACGTGTTCTTTATGTGAGTATGAtaggaaaaaaaggaattgcACCAAGAACAGCAATGGCACTGACTGGACAATCACAGTGAGCCAAGACACGTGGATAGCCAATGGTTCTGAAATCACGGGAGGATCCACGGTCGGGTATGTCATTTGGGTATCCCCTAATACTACAACCACCAATGTCACAACCCACGTTGTTCCTATCGTGCCAACCTGTATGAAGATGGCACATGGACTGATTCGAACTGAGGTGCGTTGGACAATCAAGTTCTCTATCTTACCAGAGTGTCATCGTGCTCGACGGGCGTGGTATGACACTCTTCTGGGGAGGACAGGAACGTTGCTGGGATCCGCCAACCTGATTGACAACCAGATTACTACAAGCAAGCTACACTACACTGGACAATATACACATGATGCATTAGTAAAAGTGGCACAGTGGTTGCCAACTGCGGTGCAAGTTCAAGCACAGAATGTATTACTTTGGAAAAAACAAGTGCAGTTTCAAGAAAAAGTAAACAACTCCACTGGTGAGGTATTGCAAAATATGACTGATTGGATGAATTGGACTGCGTGTTCATGCAATACATACATGCCAAAAGACAAAGAAATCGATTTAAAGCAATTGtaa
- the LOC144059689 gene encoding immunoglobulin lambda-1 light chain-like, whose amino-acid sequence MLGAIFLLISALTYGDAAKVLTQTPAVMTVAAGQQVVFNCDIQRDDGYEVSFYKHIPGDAPQFILYHYHSYSGPSFGTGFSSSRFDAKTSSATNYQLIIKRAEAGDSAEYYCGTWDSSASETVFGGGTKLFVTSSELPAPVVTVFPPASDELQSKNAILVCVASQSSPYADVTWLARGLPVSGDVVTGLAVRQADGTYKISSYLTVDTSDWNTDVAYTCKVSLGSKFAENTINKSKCVT is encoded by the exons ATGTTGGGGGCCATTTTCCTTCTCATCAGCGCTCTGACTT ATGGTGACGCAGCCAAGGTGTTGACCCAGACTCCGGCGGTGATGACAGTTGCTGCAGGACAACAAGTTGTTTTCAACTGCGACATTCAGAGGGATGATGGCTATGAGGTTTCTTTTTATAAACATATTCCCGGAGACGCTCCTCAGTTTATTCTGTATCATTACCATTCGTACTCCGGGCCTAGCTTTGGAACAGGATTCTCCTCAAGTCGTTTTGATGCTAAAACATCCTCAGCTACCAATTACCAGTTAATCATTAAACGGGCAGAAGCAGGAGATTCTGCTGAGTATTACTGTGGCACATGGGACAGCTCTGCTAGCGAAACT GTATTCGGAGGAGGAACCAAGCTGTTTGTGACAA GCTCTGAGCTCCCTGCCCCCGTGGTGACAGTCTTTCCCCCGGCCAGCGACGAGCTCCAGTCCAAAAACGCCATCCTGGTCTGCGTGGCTAGTCAGTCGTCGCCATATGCAGACGTCACGTGGCTGGCTCGCGGCCTTCCAGTGAGCGGCGACGTCGTGACCGGCCTCGCGGTGCGACAAGCGGACGGCACTTACAAAATCAGCAGCTATTTGACCGTGGATACGTCCGACTGGAACACGGACGTCGCTTACACCTGCAAAGTGTCTTTGGGCTCCAAGTTTGCTGAAAACACCATCAACAAGTCCAAGTGTGTGACCTAG